GTCGATCCGATCTGGCCGGCCTCGATCGCCGCTTTCAGCGAGCCGATCAGCTGCTGAAAGCCTGGCCGGTCGGCATTGATGCCGTAATCCATGGTGATCTGGTCGTCGAGCCGGGCGCTGAGTTCGACCTCGTCGCCCGCGTAATAGCTGGCATCCGGGTCGCCCCAGATCGCCGGATCGGGAACCGGGACGGTCACCGGCTTGGTATCGGTGCGCGAGCCGCCGAACAGATAGCGGCCGTCCTCCGACACGTTCAGCGCACCGGTCACGGTATCGAGCAGGCCCTGGGCTTCCTGTTCCAGTGGCACCGCATCCGACAGCCCCGAGGTGGTCGCCTGCATCAGCAGGGTGCGCAGGCTGCTTGCCGCATCACCGATGGCCGAGAGGCTCTGGTCGATCAGGGTCAGCCGGCGATCGACGTCCTTGGCATTCGACAGATAGTTGTCGATCCGCGTCGCCTCGGACCGCAGGTTCAGCGTCTTTTCCGAATCCCCCGCGATGCCCGCATAATTCTGGGCGACCTTGCCGCTGGAGATCTGCGTGTTGGTCGCATAGGTCCGCGCCTGAACCTCCATCACGTTGTTCAGGCTGCGGTTCATCTGGGCGTAGTTGGTGACGCGGATCATGATCGGAAACCTGCATCGAGAGGATCTGGCGGAACCGGCGGGGGCCGGGCGTCATGCTGAATGAAGGGGCCGGCCGGGTCAGTTGCCGACGATGTTGAGCAACTCGTCGAACATCTGCTTCGCGGTGGTGAGCACGCGGGCCGATGCGGTGTAGGCGTTCTGGAACACGATCAGGTTGCTCATCTCCTCGTCGATGTTGACCCCCGTGACCGAGGCATCGCGATAGGAGAGATCTTCCTTCAGGATGGCCGAGTCGCTGGCGCGGGTAGAGGCTTCGGCCGACACGCTCGCGATGTTGGAGATGATGCCCGAGGCATAGCCGGTCAGCGTGTAGTTGCCGCGGGCGAGCGACCCCACGCCGGGCATCGCCTGGGCGGTGTTGACACCGACCGCCAGCGCCTGGGCGTTGCGGTTGTCGCCCGAGGTGATGGCGACGTCGCCCGCAAGCAGGGCGGTGTCTTTCAGCAGCCCGGTCGCGACCCGGCCCGGATCGGCGACCACGGCCTTGGACACTTCGATCGTCGCGGCATCGTCGCCGTCGAACAGGTTGTTCAGCCCCAGATGATGCGACAGGCCGCGCACCGTGCCGTCGGTGTCGGTCACCTGGCTGGTGCTTTCCGACAGCGCGATGCCCGAGGCGGTCCCGGTGGCGGTCAGCGTGAATTTGCCGTCCACGATCGAGGCCGAGACATAGGGGCCGAGCGCGCTGGCATTGATGGTGTCGCGCAGGTCGCCGATGCTGGTGACGGTGGAGAGATCGATGTCGAGCGGGGGGGCCACCAGCGTACCGTCGGCTGCGACCGCGGCGATGCGGAAATTGCCGGTGGCCGAGAGCGGCGTGGTCGCCGCGACATCGGTCGAGCCGGTCAGCGACGAGGGTGCCGGCCAGCCGGTGCCCTGGTTGTGGATGGCGTTCATCCGCTCGACCAGATTGTCGGCCAGGGTGTCGAGCTGGCCGCTGAGCGCCGCCAGGTCCTTGTCGCGCACCTGCAGCAGGCCGGCGAGGTTGCCGCCCTTGATGGTGGAGGTGACCTGATCGCTGGTGCCGCCGGTCACCAGCACATCGCCGTCGTTCAGCTCTTCCAGCGTGTCGGGATCGACCGCCACCGCCTTGATCGGGCCATAGACGGCGTCGGCGCCCGGCTCCATCACCGGCGTATAGGTCAGCTGGCGCAGGCTTTCGTCCAGCAGGGTCTGGCCGGCGCCGGTATAGATCGCGATCCGGCCGTTGCTGCCGCTGACGATTTCAACGTCGATCTCGGCGGACAGGCTGGCGATCGCGATGTCGCGCTTGTCTTCCAGCTCGGATGCCGATT
Above is a window of Tistrella mobilis DNA encoding:
- a CDS encoding flagellin, with product MIRVTNYAQMNRSLNNVMEVQARTYATNTQISSGKVAQNYAGIAGDSEKTLNLRSEATRIDNYLSNAKDVDRRLTLIDQSLSAIGDAASSLRTLLMQATTSGLSDAVPLEQEAQGLLDTVTGALNVSEDGRYLFGGSRTDTKPVTVPVPDPAIWGDPDASYYAGDEVELSARLDDQITMDYGINADRPGFQQLIGSLKAAIEAGQIGSTAMAETALTMVNDAIATLADYRAEVGTNQARLDSIITGHEDRKVTQEEAISAIENTDIPSATVRMSNDQTILDASYMMVSQINRMSLADYLK
- the flgK gene encoding flagellar hook-associated protein FlgK; this encodes MSLSLDAAFRNATTGLNAAQAGLSVTSQNVANANTPGYTRKTVVQESATIGGYGMGVRVTGVEREVDNYLRAELRRASSDEARDSTRASILDQVQSMFGKVGGSNSIAADLDAFLTQLESVANATESGSERYNLVSSAKALTDRLNTNAAQVGQVRADTDAKIGDSVEAANAALRQIYDLNARIQRANALGESASELEDKRDIAIASLSAEIDVEIVSGSNGRIAIYTGAGQTLLDESLRQLTYTPVMEPGADAVYGPIKAVAVDPDTLEELNDGDVLVTGGTSDQVTSTIKGGNLAGLLQVRDKDLAALSGQLDTLADNLVERMNAIHNQGTGWPAPSSLTGSTDVAATTPLSATGNFRIAAVAADGTLVAPPLDIDLSTVTSIGDLRDTINASALGPYVSASIVDGKFTLTATGTASGIALSESTSQVTDTDGTVRGLSHHLGLNNLFDGDDAATIEVSKAVVADPGRVATGLLKDTALLAGDVAITSGDNRNAQALAVGVNTAQAMPGVGSLARGNYTLTGYASGIISNIASVSAEASTRASDSAILKEDLSYRDASVTGVNIDEEMSNLIVFQNAYTASARVLTTAKQMFDELLNIVGN